One window from the genome of Rhinolophus ferrumequinum isolate MPI-CBG mRhiFer1 chromosome 10, mRhiFer1_v1.p, whole genome shotgun sequence encodes:
- the TARBP2 gene encoding RISC-loading complex subunit TARBP2 — MSEEEQGSGTTTGCGLPSIEQMLAANPGKTPISLLQEYGTRIGKTPVYDLLKAEGQAHQPNFTFRVTVGDTSCTGQGPSKKAAKHKAAEVALKHLKGGSMLEPALEDSSSFSPLDSSLPEDVPVFTAAVAATPVPSAVPTRSTPMEVQPPVSPQQSECNPVGALQELVVQKGWRLPEYTVTQESGPAHRKEFTMTCRVERFIEIGSGTSKKLAKRNAAAKMLLRVHTVPLDARDGNEAEPDDDHFSIGVGSRLDGLRNRGPGCTWDSLRNSVGEKILSLRSCSLGSLGALGPACCTVLSELSEEQAFHVSYLDIEELSLSGLCQCLVELSTQPATVCHGSAATREAARGEAARRALQYLKIMAGSK, encoded by the exons ATGAGTGAAGAGGAGCAGGGCTCCGGCACTACCACGGGCTGCGGGCTGCCCAG TATAGAGCAAATGCTGGCAGCCAACCCGGGCAAGACCCCGATCAGCCTTCTGCAGGAGTATGGGACCAGAATAGGGAAGACGCCCGTGTACGACCTTCTCAAAGCCGAGGGCCAAGCCCACCAGCCTAATTTCACCTTTCGGGTCACCGTTGGCGACACCAGCTGCACTG GTCAGGGCcccagcaagaaggcagccaagCACAAGGCAGCTGAGGTGGCCCTCAAACACCTCAAAGGGGGGAGCATGCTGGAGCCGGCCCTGGAGGACAGCAG TTCTTTTTCTCCCCTAGACTCTTCACTGCCTGAGGACGTTCCAGTTTTTACTGCTGCAGTGGCTGCTACTCCTGTTCCATCTGCTGTCCCAACCAG GAGCACCCCCATGGAGGTGCAGCCCCCCGTCTCCCCTCAGCAGTCTGAGTGCAACCCTGTTGGTGCTCTGCAG GAGCTGGTGGTGCAGAAGGGCTGGCGGTTACCCGAGTACACGGTGACCCAGGAGTCTGGGCCAGCGCACCGCAAAGAATTTACCATGACCTGCCGAGTGGAGCGTTTCATTGAGATTG GCAGTGGCACTTCCAAGAAGCTGGCAAAGCGTAATGCTGCGGCCAAAATGCTGCTTCGAGTGCACACGGTGCCTCTGGATGCGCGGGACGGGAACGAGGCGGAGCCGGACGATGATCACTTCTCCATT GGTGTGGGCTCCCGCCTGGATGGACTTCGGAACCGGGGCCCGGGCTGCACCTGGGATTCTCTGCGAAATTCAGTGGGAGAGAAGATCCTGTCTCTCCGCAGCTGTTCCCTGGGCTCCTTAGGTGCTCTGGGCCCTGCCTGCTGCACTGTCCTCAGTGAGCTGTCTGAGGAGCAGGCCTTCCATGTCAGCTACCTGGATATTG AGGAGTTGAGCCTGAGCGGGCTCTGCCAGTGCCTGGTGGAGCTGTCCACGCAGCCAGCTACCGTGTGTCATGGCTCTGCAGCCACGCGGGAGGCAGCTCGTGGGGAGGCTGCTCGCCGTGCCCTGCAGTACCTTAAGATCATGGCGGGCAGCAAGTAA